From Acinonyx jubatus isolate Ajub_Pintada_27869175 chromosome E2, VMU_Ajub_asm_v1.0, whole genome shotgun sequence:
GTAGAATAGCCTGCAGGAATCCAGCGGGCTCTTGGTAAGTGTCTGTTGAATGAGtaaagaatgaagagaaggaaatggatggAGAGCTCAGAACAGAAGGTCCAGGCAGTTCAGGGGTTGGGGAGTTTCACCCACTCTCCGCCCATcaggctcccacccccacctggatGCCCTTCCTCACCAGGAACACGCCATGGGCATACAAATGGATCCCCAGCTGGATGCCATTGACAATCTTCTCCCGGGCCCACTTGGGGATCCCGAAGTTGGCGATCAGGGCCATAACAGGAACGGCAAAGAACCTGCAGGGGAGGTGCTGGTTCAGTAGAGACActgcctctgccctcttccccaccccatggccccagcccccctgccacacacacacgtAGGGCCCAGGTGTGTCCCAAATTAGAGAGAAACCAGTGTAACCTTCAGAAGCCACAGATTAAAAGGGGGCAGGAATCCCACTGGCCTGGGAAATTCTGGAAGGCAAAGACTAGGTTGAATTTAACTCcattccaccccaccccaaatcctGGCACCTGATAGGAAATCAAAAGATGTTTGCTGAATGCATTAACATATGATAATAACAATTAAGGACTTAACTGCAAGCCAGACCTGTCTCTAAGCTTCTCAGGATTGTAAACTCATTAACTCACAATGACTCTTCGAGGCAAGTACAATTTCCATCCCCAttaaacagatgaggaaactgaggcagggcaAAGTTCATTGATTTGTGTGAGGTCATACAACTTACAAGCTTTAGAACTGGGATCTGAGCCCAAGCAGTCAGGCTTAGAATCTGCCTACCGTACGACTATGTTATGTTGAATGATAAAAAATTACAACTAgcttttattgaacacctactacgtACCAAACACAAGGCCCTTCTATAGTGCCCTAGGCATGCTCAAGATAACTCTTTATGGGTAAGCAACCtgaggcactctctctctctctctctttttttttttaatttgggaaaataattttttccaggTCACGAAGTAAGTGGCAGACTGGGTCTGCTGCCTGACTTGCAAGCCCATCAGCCTCACTGAGGAGGGTCTGAGAAATGGGAAGCCCCACAAGACAGGGACAGCTTGGGGGCCCAGCACGTCTCACCAGAGGGTGTAGGCAGCAAAGAAGGGCACGTAAAAGGGCTGCTTCTCCGGGAAGTGACGCAAGGAGATGAGCACAGCATAGCAGAACCACACGTAAGCCGCCACCTGCAGCCCAATGAGCCCATAGCCCGCCGGCGACTCGTACGTGTATAGTACCTGGCCTGGGTCAAAGAACTGCACCCAAGGGAAAGGGTTCATCATAGCTTTGACCTCCTGCCCTCCACACAAGGACCCCAGACCctaggcccctccccccaccggcaCCCAGGGAGCAGAGCTATTGGGTCAGGACAGAAGCAGCAGgagagaacaaaatggaaatagaagGACATAGAGGTAGAGTGAgggtgaaaaagaaagagaatgcatTCTCTACCAGGGGTCCAACATGGGGCTAACCACCTACCATGCGTAAGTTTTTCCATTTACGTCAACCCAATGAGATGGGTCTTCTTAACACCCCCACTTcgcagagggggaaactgaggctaaaagGGGCGGCTTTTGGCCAAAGGCAAAGCCAAGGTGATATAAAGCCTCAGAGGAGCCCTCTGGGATAAATAAGACCCTCccaattttacagaagaggaaacaggcttAGAGGGGGTGGGCATCACCCAAGGTCAGCTAGCTGGGAAGTGGGAGAGCCAGAGTGGAATCCAGGTCTGTGTGACTCCTGAACTTTCAGTCATGACATTGAGTTTAAATGTGACAGACAGTGAGAGACGGAGGAGGAAGAAGGCTCCTCAGAGATGGTGAAGAGAGGAGGCATGCACTTAGAGAGACAGATGGGCAGGCAGAAAtcgcagagtgggagagagcgaGCCAGCTAGAGTGCGATGTGGGGAAGGGCTGGCAGACAGGTGGAGGAGGTGGCCAAAAgcttggggaggggcggagaggcaAGGCCTGGGCAGTGGGAAGCGGCACTCACCTCAGCCTCGTAAATGAGCAGCACCACGTGGGTGAGAGTGTACAGGGTCATGTAGACAGACAACTTCACGGAGCCCGAGTGGCTGATTCGGCCCCTGGCAGCAGGCCATGAAGGGagacagcaggggtgggggctgtcaGGGAGAAGCGGGAAGCCATCCCCCCCCAGATCCACCCCAGTGTCCTGTTCCCTAGCCCAGCCACACCTCCCCCCAGCACTCCCTCCCGCCCCAGCCTGGGCACCGTGTCACTGTGAATCCCTTCCCCAGAAGGATGAGCAtcaggaggaagatgaggaagcTGGAGGAGAAGAGCAACTtggctgggagaagggaggagagggtgtcTCAGACATAGGGCTCAGAGAGAGCCCAGGCACCCTCCCCTGGCCCACTTCGTTCTCACCCAAGATCTTCAGACTCTCGTTGCCAATGCCATCAGTGGCATACTGGCcccagtagatgcagaaaaacaggaGGCTCAGGACTGAGGGGAgaatgggcagagggaggaaaggacagaaacCAGCTTTGGGGCATCACTGTTCCCTAGCATTATGATCCAGATGGCCAGAacccctccttcatccccatcaggATTCTAGACCATTTACGCCCACTGACGTCCTAGGAGACTggagcccaggccccaggccctctTCTTCAGGATCCAGatgtccaggcccccagcccctcctccctcagacccaggatccaggcccccagcccctcttctTTTCCTCAGACCCAGGTATCTGGACCCTATGTCCCTCCTCTGACAGAACTCAAAAGCTGGGATACTCTGAAACTCACCCTCCACTCCTGCTGCAGCCATGAACATTTTGTAAGTTGTGTGGAGCAACTGACGACCTTTCAGTAAATCTAAAAGAAAAGTAGGGGAAGGTGGTTCACAGACAGGAAGGGAGACTAGCTCAttcccccaaccctgccccccATAACTCCTAACCCCACCACCACGTACTGGACTTACATCCAAAGtaacaggagaggaagaagatgaggaggaagatgaggaggaaaGTCACATCTGTCTCCAGGATCCCTGCCAATTTTGTAGAAGGAGGAAATGATTCAGTCAAAGCTGGGTGTCCCTCGGCAGTGAGCACCCAACTCTAGACCTCCACAAAGATTCTGGTTTCTGGGTCCGCAATGCTCACCAAACTCATCAGCCGAGAAATGCCGTGTCCAGAAGGACTTGCCATTGGTGAGGACCATCTCATACTCCAACTGCAGCCCATCTCCCTGTGGGAAGTGGGGAGGCctaagggggggggggccctgggcaGGTAGAGGGTCACCAGGAAGGCAAGGAGGAGAAGGCCCAGGTGGCCGGCCCAGCCTCTTACCCCACACTTGCTGAGTGCGATGTACCACCACCTTTCACGAACCGAGCGGAAGCTTCGGCCACTGGAGCAGCTCAGGTAGCGGGTTCCATCCTCTGACACTACCTGGGAAGGAGCAAGAAGAAGGTTGAAGCCTGTCTGCGCAGCCCTCGGGCCCTTGGCCTTCAGCATCTGCCCATTCCCCCATACCTGACAGCCTGACCAGGCATACTGGGTGGTGAGGTTGATGACCTGGTTGTTCTCAGGCCTGATCACTGACTCCTTGGCCAGGCAGTCCTGGGGAAGGCAGGGACATGGTCACTCCCTGGCCAGCCTCggccttcttccttctcccatgCACCCTCCTCACAGCCTTCACCTTGTCCCCTGCCTTGTACACAGCCGGCCACTGGGATGGGTCGTCGAAATAGAGGAGGATGTTCTGACAGCACTTGGCCTGCAGACCCAGAGATTTTGAAGTTTGAGGGTGTACAGGGAACTGGGGTAGCCCTTGCCTTGGGAGGCCAAGGGAATATCTAGCCTCAGCATGGAGAGTGGTGGGGGAAGGCTCACCTCAGGGTATCGGAAACGGAAGTCCAGTCGGCCGTAATCCGAAAGAAAGCAAAATCTTGTCAGGAACACCCAATCCTGGAAAAGAGGCCCAGTCCTCCTGAATCCTTGAGAACTCCCCAACtccacagaccccccccccaactttccTTCCCTACTCTTGGGTACCTGATTTCCAGAGAAGCTTAAGGGGACCAAGTTACCTCCAAAATTCTTGTGATCCCTTTACCTTGGGTCCAGGATTCTTGTCTCAAATGCCCCCCACACAagtttcttctcctcccctcaaACACTTTTCCCATTTTCCAAGTGCACTGAGAAAGAACCTGGAGGGCCATGTGCCCATCCCGGCCACCTTCAGTCCCAGACACCATCTGACTGGCATCCCCCGGTTATCCACACGAATGCCCCACGGTGGTCCCAGAGACCACCTCCTACTGGGTAATATTCCAAACGGCCCTCTCCTGGCCCTGAGCAGCAGTGTGAACTCCAGGCTCTCTACGGAGTGAAAAGTGCTGTCCCTTCAGCACCACCTTGGCgttctcccaacccccaccccgaaCTCTCACTCTCCCAACCCGTCCCTCCTCCCCGCCCAGCTCTGACCTCAATGTCCCTCCTACAACCCTCAAGTCTCTTCTCGACCCCACGGCGCCTCTCAGCCCCAACCCTGACCCAGTCCTCCCTATTATCCCCAGCCCCAATCCCACCGCGGCTCTCAGGGACGGCCTGGGAAgggcggcagggggcggggcggcacccttctccttcccttccctccggTCCCCAGGGGCCCGGCGGGTGGCAGGGGAGGGCCCAGCGCGCTCACCTCCTTGGAGCTGAGGTTGCCCCGCACGTACTTGGCCCGGGCGCGGGGGGGCAGTGGCAGCAGCAGGAGCAACAGCGGCGGCAGCAGGCGGCACAGAGCGGGCGCGCGCGGGGGCTCCATTCCGCCCGCTccgggccccggccccggccccggccccggccccagcTCCGCTCCGACTCCCGCTCCGGCCCGGCGACGGCGGCGAGAGCGCGCGGGCCGGCCAGCGCGCGCCCCCGATTAAAGGGGCCGCTGGGCgccgctctccccgccccctcctccggGATGGCCCTGCCTGGCGCCTTCTCCATCGGCATGGGAGAGGACGACCCCTCCCCGTGCTCTCTACTACGCCCCAGCCTCAGTTCTCCCTTCTGGGACTCTCCCTGATACCTCTTGCTCCCCTTGTCCTACCCTGAACTCACATTCCCCCGAGCCGTGCCTCCTCCTCCAGACAGCCATCTCGGGATGACCCCCAACGTAcagaccccagctctgccctgaccTCCCCGCCAGCTTAGACCCCAAACTGCTCTTTGATGGCTCATTCCTGCCCTCATGACAGCCATCCCCAGCAGTGTCCACCCGAGATCCCATGGGCTCTGTGAAGTGCCCACAGAGACACGGAGGCTGGAGAGGGTGAACCATTTgttctgggtcacaaaacacgGAGATGGCAGAACGCTGGGCCACAATCACTACATTCCATTGCCTGACCCTGTCCAGTCACTGCTCACCGGGGTGTGAAACCGGGTTGCTGCCAGAAGAGGTGGTGTTGTGAGAAGCCCAGAGCAGACCCAAATCAACCCTCTGGGTTCAAAACCCAGCACTGCCACTTTCTCATTAGACTTCAGCCAAGTCgtgtgatctcccagttcagtCCCCTACCGGCTGGTACCAACCTTATGGTTTCCCAGTGGGCAATGAGGATCCCTGGAAGGCTTTACAGAGCAGCGTCCAAGTCCCTCAGCTTCATTTCCCCTGATCAGATTCCAACAAACATTTCTA
This genomic window contains:
- the TMEM145 gene encoding transmembrane protein 145 isoform X2 — encoded protein: MEPPRAPALCRLLPPLLLLLLPLPPRARAKYVRGNLSSKEDWVFLTRFCFLSDYGRLDFRFRYPEAKCCQNILLYFDDPSQWPAVYKAGDKDCLAKESVIRPENNQVINLTTQYAWSGCQVVSEDGTRYLSCSSGRSFRSVRERWWYIALSKCGGDGLQLEYEMVLTNGKSFWTRHFSADEFGILETDVTFLLIFLLIFFLSCYFGYLLKGRQLLHTTYKMFMAAAGVEVLSLLFFCIYWGQYATDGIGNESLKILAKLLFSSSFLIFLLMLILLGKGFTVTRGRISHSGSVKLSVYMTLYTLTHVVLLIYEAEFFDPGQVLYTYESPAGYGLIGLQVAAYVWFCYAVLISLRHFPEKQPFYVPFFAAYTLWFFAVPVMALIANFGIPKWAREKIVNGIQLGIHLYAHGVFLIMTRPSAANKNFPYHVRTSQIASAGAPRPGGSQSTDKPFPQHVYGNVTFISDSVPNFTELFSIPPPASSAGKQVEETAVAAAVAPRGRVVTTAEPGAASPPLPARFPKAADPSWDGPTPPYQPLVPQTAAPHTGFTEYFSMHTAGGTAPPV
- the TMEM145 gene encoding transmembrane protein 145 isoform X1 yields the protein MEPPRAPALCRLLPPLLLLLLPLPPRARAKYVRGNLSSKEDWVFLTRFCFLSDYGRLDFRFRYPEAKCCQNILLYFDDPSQWPAVYKAGDKDCLAKESVIRPENNQVINLTTQYAWSGCQVVSEDGTRYLSCSSGRSFRSVRERWWYIALSKCGGDGLQLEYEMVLTNGKSFWTRHFSADEFGILETDVTFLLIFLLIFFLSCYFGYLLKGRQLLHTTYKMFMAAAGVEVLSLLFFCIYWGQYATDGIGNESLKILAKLLFSSSFLIFLLMLILLGKGFTVTRGRISHSGSVKLSVYMTLYTLTHVVLLIYEAEVLCRSCYGPDRQLRDPQVGPGEDCQWHPAGDPFVCPWRVPDHDTPVGGQQELPVPCAHVADRLSRGPPPGREPVHGQALPAARLRERDVHQRLGAQLHGALLHPPARLLRREAGGGDGGGGGGGPEGPRGDHGRAGRGLPAPSRSVPQGGRPELGWPDAALPAARAPDGGAAHRLHRILQHAHGRGHRTPGLSTLAHPRPMGRTPGPGRAPDPRSIPAPGLCHPRPSRPSPPLAPSPCPERRRILGSRCSETYGPLAPFETSDPAGPRNTRDDRRDPARDSPGLRDPEPLLLGRIL
- the TMEM145 gene encoding transmembrane protein 145 isoform X3; this encodes MEPPRAPALCRLLPPLLLLLLPLPPRARAKYVRGNLSSKEDWVFLTRFCFLSDYGRLDFRFRYPEAKCCQNILLYFDDPSQWPAVYKAGDKDCLAKESVIRPENNQVINLTTQYAWSGCQVVSEDGTRYLSCSSGRSFRSVRERWWYIALSKCGGDGLQLEYEMVLTNGKSFWTRHFSADEFGILETDVTFLLIFLLIFFLSCYFGYLLKGRQLLHTTYKMFMAAAGVEVLSLLFFCIYWGQYATDGIGNESLKILAKLLFSSSFLIFLLMLILLGKGFTVTRGRISHSGSVKLSVYMTLYTLTHVVLLIYEAEFFDPGQVLYTYESPAGYGLIGLQVAAYVWFCYAVLISLRHFPEKQPFYVPFFAAYTLWFFAVPVMALIANFGIPKWAREKIVNGIQLGIHLYAHGVFLIMTRPSAANKNFPYHVRTSQIASAGAPRPGGSQSTDKPFPQHVYGNVTFISDSVPNFTELFSIPPPASSPLPRAAPDSGLPLFRDLRPPGPLRDL